One Actinoplanes missouriensis 431 DNA segment encodes these proteins:
- a CDS encoding FAD-dependent oxidoreductase → MRLIVIGGDAAGMSAASQARKRRGPGELEILAFERGDFTSYSACGIPYWVGGMVDGPDSLIARDPAAFQQSGIDVRTGHEVTGIDLAARRVAVRTAEREFTEGFDELVYAAGAVPTRPPWAAGPVAGVFGVQTLGDGAAVQEWLSSVRVRSAVVIGAGYIGVEMAEALIWRDLKVTLVEQSPQPMSTVDPDMGALVAKSIENLGIELRTGVTVKALETEKDQIRAVVTDAGTIPADVVILGLGVRPNTALAEAAGIPLGVTGGLATDLRQRVTGPKGTVEGVWAAGDCTQVLNRVSGRQVHVPLGTHANKQGRVAGINLGGGYATFPGIVGTGITKICDLEVARTGLSSKEADAAGFRYVTATVESTNRAGYMPGAVPMTVKVIAEKDSGLLLGAQIVGRAEAAKRIDAFAVAVWNRMTVTEMTALDLGYAPPYAPVWDPVLIAARKADEAL, encoded by the coding sequence GTGCGACTGATCGTCATCGGTGGTGATGCGGCGGGGATGTCGGCGGCGTCGCAAGCCCGGAAACGGCGCGGACCCGGCGAGCTGGAGATCCTCGCGTTCGAGCGGGGGGACTTCACGTCGTACTCGGCGTGCGGAATCCCGTACTGGGTCGGCGGCATGGTCGACGGCCCGGACTCGCTGATCGCCCGCGACCCGGCGGCCTTCCAGCAGAGCGGGATCGACGTGCGCACCGGCCACGAGGTGACCGGAATCGATCTGGCAGCGCGACGGGTGGCGGTGCGGACCGCCGAACGGGAGTTCACCGAGGGGTTCGACGAGCTGGTGTACGCGGCCGGCGCCGTCCCGACCCGTCCGCCGTGGGCCGCCGGCCCCGTCGCGGGCGTCTTCGGCGTGCAGACCCTCGGCGACGGCGCGGCCGTGCAGGAGTGGCTCTCCTCGGTGCGTGTGCGCTCCGCCGTCGTGATCGGCGCCGGGTACATCGGGGTGGAGATGGCCGAAGCCCTGATCTGGCGCGACCTCAAGGTCACCCTCGTCGAGCAGTCACCGCAACCGATGTCGACCGTGGACCCGGACATGGGCGCGCTCGTCGCGAAGTCCATCGAGAACCTCGGCATAGAGCTGCGCACCGGCGTGACGGTCAAGGCCCTGGAGACCGAGAAAGATCAGATCCGCGCGGTCGTCACCGACGCCGGCACGATCCCCGCCGACGTGGTCATCCTCGGACTCGGCGTCCGCCCGAACACCGCGCTCGCCGAAGCCGCGGGCATCCCGCTCGGCGTCACCGGCGGCCTCGCCACCGACCTGCGCCAGCGGGTGACCGGACCGAAGGGAACCGTCGAGGGCGTCTGGGCGGCCGGCGACTGCACGCAGGTGCTCAACCGGGTGAGCGGCCGTCAGGTGCACGTCCCGCTCGGCACGCACGCGAACAAACAAGGCCGGGTCGCCGGGATCAACCTCGGCGGCGGGTACGCCACGTTCCCCGGCATCGTGGGCACCGGCATCACCAAGATCTGCGACCTGGAGGTGGCCCGCACCGGGCTGTCCTCGAAGGAGGCCGACGCCGCCGGCTTCCGCTACGTGACGGCCACCGTCGAGTCGACGAACCGGGCCGGCTACATGCCCGGCGCCGTCCCGATGACCGTGAAGGTGATCGCCGAGAAGGACAGCGGACTGCTGCTCGGCGCCCAGATCGTCGGCCGGGCCGAGGCCGCGAAACGCATCGACGCGTTCGCGGTGGCCGTGTGGAACCGGATGACGGTCACCGAGATGACCGCATTGGATCTGGGGTACGCGCCGCCCTACGCCCCGGTGTGGGATCCGGTGCTGATCGCGGCGCGCAAGGCCGACGAGGCCCTCTGA
- a CDS encoding LacI family DNA-binding transcriptional regulator gives MPTINDVARAAGVSPSTVSYVLSGRRPISAETRARVQAAIAELGFHPHAGARALASSKTNVLALVAPLRVDVNVPVIMQFATAVVTAARAHNHDVLLLTKDEGTAGLERVAHSTMVDALILMDLERDDLRIPALRRLKQPSVLIGLPADHTGIACVDLDFAAAARLALEHLAGHGHRRIGLVGPSPAVYKRQTTYADRFLSGFLEASAELDLRTVTHPCEPGAAGVRDALADIDAQLPDLTALVVHNEEALRPLLDLLHASGRRVPEDISIVAICPQDVAVSMPVDLTSIDIPAHDVGTLAVETAMRLLDGRTVEYTRLLAPRLVERRSCREISPSHR, from the coding sequence GTGCCGACGATCAACGATGTCGCCCGAGCAGCAGGGGTCTCGCCCAGCACGGTGTCCTACGTTCTCAGCGGCCGCCGCCCGATCTCGGCGGAGACCCGCGCCCGGGTCCAGGCCGCGATCGCCGAGCTCGGCTTCCACCCGCACGCCGGCGCCCGCGCGCTGGCCAGCAGCAAGACCAACGTGCTGGCGCTCGTCGCGCCGCTGCGGGTGGACGTCAACGTGCCGGTCATCATGCAGTTCGCGACGGCGGTGGTGACCGCTGCCCGCGCGCACAACCACGACGTGCTGCTGCTGACCAAGGACGAGGGCACCGCCGGGCTGGAGCGCGTCGCGCACAGCACGATGGTGGACGCGTTGATACTGATGGACCTGGAGCGCGACGACCTGCGGATCCCGGCGCTGCGCCGGCTCAAGCAGCCGTCGGTGCTGATCGGCCTGCCCGCCGATCACACCGGGATCGCCTGCGTGGACCTGGACTTCGCGGCGGCGGCCCGGCTGGCGCTGGAGCACCTGGCCGGGCACGGTCACCGCCGGATCGGCCTGGTCGGCCCGTCCCCGGCGGTCTACAAGCGGCAGACGACGTACGCGGACCGGTTTCTGAGCGGCTTCCTGGAGGCGTCGGCGGAACTGGACCTGCGCACCGTCACGCACCCGTGCGAGCCGGGCGCGGCGGGTGTCCGGGACGCCCTCGCCGACATCGACGCCCAGCTGCCGGACCTGACCGCCCTGGTGGTGCACAACGAGGAGGCGCTCCGCCCGCTGCTCGACCTGTTGCACGCGAGCGGCCGCCGGGTTCCGGAGGACATCTCGATCGTGGCGATCTGCCCGCAGGACGTGGCGGTCAGCATGCCGGTCGACCTCACATCGATCGACATCCCTGCCCATGACGTGGGCACGCTGGCCGTGGAGACCGCGATGCGGTTGCTCGACGGCCGCACGGTGGAGTACACGCGCCTGCTCGCGCCTCGTCTCGTGGAGCGCCGGAGCTGCCGGGAAATCTCCCCGTCACACCGTTGA
- a CDS encoding CG0192-related protein, which yields MALLHKATITPSKLELLTAWLPGRPWQDGPIGADLTRVAAARFDDPDGEVGIETMLVRSGDGPVLHVPLTYRGAPLDGAEQHLIGTCEHSVLGTRWVYDATGDPVYVAALVEVIRSGGGAAVEELEIDGGRVTRETDLTLTGSGAEVPPAGAITGHTDGDPTLITAGPLTLHVNRLPLIVVDPTDDGVLTACWSGQETPVVLAHLTTHPA from the coding sequence ATGGCTCTCCTGCACAAGGCAACGATCACCCCGTCGAAACTCGAACTGCTCACCGCCTGGCTGCCCGGCCGGCCCTGGCAGGACGGCCCGATCGGTGCGGACCTGACCAGGGTGGCCGCCGCCCGCTTCGACGACCCGGACGGCGAGGTCGGCATCGAGACCATGCTGGTCCGCTCCGGCGACGGGCCGGTCCTGCACGTGCCGCTGACCTACCGCGGCGCCCCGCTCGACGGTGCCGAGCAGCACCTGATCGGCACCTGTGAGCACTCGGTGCTCGGCACCCGCTGGGTCTACGACGCCACCGGCGACCCGGTCTATGTCGCCGCGCTGGTCGAGGTGATCCGCTCGGGCGGCGGCGCGGCCGTCGAGGAGCTCGAGATCGACGGCGGGCGGGTCACCCGGGAGACCGATCTGACGCTGACCGGCAGCGGCGCCGAGGTCCCGCCGGCCGGCGCGATCACCGGGCACACCGACGGCGACCCCACCCTGATCACCGCCGGTCCGCTCACGCTGCACGTGAACCGGCTCCCGCTGATCGTCGTGGACCCCACCGACGACGGCGTGCTGACCGCCTGCTGGAGTGGGCAGGAGACGCCGGTGGTGCTGGCCCACCTCACCACCCACCCGGCCTGA
- a CDS encoding acyl-CoA dehydrogenase family protein codes for MRRSVFNEDHEAFRQTLRTFIEAEVVPYYDQWFVAGEVPRELYKKLAELGLFGIEVPEEYGGAGIDSFKFAAIQTEETTRAGVSFGASGAHVALCLPYLLDLGTEEQKRRWLPDFVSGDAMYAIAMTEPGTGSDLAGMSTTARLSDDGTHYVLNGAKTFITGGVNADKVIVCARTSPAKPDDRRFGISLLVVDTKAPGYSVGRKLDKLGLRTSDTAELAFVDVKVPVEDLLGEENKGFSYLGKNLPKERLSIAYGAYAQAAAAVRFAKQYVQERKVFGQPVATFQNTKFELAACQAEVDAAQAVADRALEALDAGELTAAEAASAKLFCTEVAHRVIDRCLQLHGGYGFINEYPIARLYADNRVNRIYGGTSEVMKMIIAKDMGL; via the coding sequence ATGCGTCGCTCAGTTTTCAACGAGGACCACGAGGCGTTCCGGCAGACGCTGCGGACGTTCATCGAGGCCGAGGTGGTTCCGTACTACGACCAGTGGTTCGTGGCCGGCGAGGTCCCGCGCGAGCTCTACAAGAAGCTCGCCGAGCTGGGCCTCTTCGGCATCGAGGTGCCGGAGGAGTACGGCGGCGCCGGCATCGACTCGTTCAAGTTCGCCGCCATCCAGACCGAGGAGACGACCCGCGCCGGCGTCTCGTTCGGCGCGTCCGGGGCGCACGTCGCGCTCTGCCTGCCGTACCTTCTGGATCTCGGCACCGAGGAGCAGAAGCGGCGCTGGCTGCCGGATTTCGTCAGCGGCGACGCGATGTACGCGATCGCGATGACCGAGCCCGGCACCGGCAGCGACCTGGCCGGCATGAGCACGACCGCCCGTCTCTCCGACGACGGCACGCACTACGTGCTGAACGGCGCGAAGACGTTCATCACCGGTGGCGTCAACGCCGACAAGGTGATCGTCTGCGCCCGGACGTCGCCCGCCAAGCCCGACGACCGCCGCTTCGGCATCTCGCTGCTCGTGGTGGACACCAAGGCGCCCGGGTACTCGGTGGGCCGCAAGCTCGACAAACTCGGGCTGCGCACGTCGGACACCGCCGAACTGGCCTTCGTCGACGTCAAGGTGCCGGTCGAGGATCTGCTCGGCGAGGAGAACAAGGGCTTCTCCTACCTCGGCAAGAACCTGCCGAAGGAGCGCCTGTCGATCGCCTACGGCGCGTACGCGCAGGCCGCTGCCGCCGTCCGGTTCGCCAAGCAGTACGTGCAGGAGCGCAAGGTCTTCGGCCAGCCGGTCGCCACGTTCCAGAACACCAAGTTCGAGCTGGCCGCCTGCCAGGCCGAGGTGGACGCCGCGCAGGCGGTCGCCGACCGGGCCCTGGAGGCGCTCGACGCGGGTGAGCTCACCGCGGCCGAGGCGGCGTCGGCGAAACTGTTCTGCACCGAGGTGGCGCACCGGGTGATCGACCGTTGCCTGCAGCTGCACGGCGGGTACGGCTTCATCAACGAGTACCCGATCGCCCGCCTCTACGCCGACAACCGGGTCAATCGAATCTACGGCGGCACCTCCGAGGTGATGAAAATGATCATCGCGAAGGACATGGGCCTCTGA
- a CDS encoding S1 family peptidase: MRSVPRVLLALAVAVVGLFGPASAASAGPSDEPSVGPLVVGGQPASENYSFMVYVSGCTGSLIKANWAVTAKHCPTPSSVRVGSVNRSSGGTVVSVVRAVNHPRIDVKLLQLGSSVSYAPAPIPTASGAVGTATRIIGWGQTCPRRGCGSTPLVANELNTSIVADSRCSGIDAAYEICTNNTNGNSGACYGDSGGPQVRSVSGRWALIGVTSRAGNNSSTCATAPSIYGDLPSIRTWVNTQVGGLPA; the protein is encoded by the coding sequence ATGCGCTCCGTTCCCCGGGTGCTCCTCGCGCTCGCGGTCGCCGTGGTCGGCCTCTTCGGGCCGGCTTCGGCGGCTTCGGCGGGCCCGTCCGACGAACCCTCCGTCGGGCCGCTCGTCGTCGGCGGCCAGCCCGCCAGCGAGAACTACTCCTTCATGGTCTACGTCTCCGGCTGCACCGGTTCCCTGATCAAGGCGAACTGGGCGGTCACCGCCAAACACTGCCCCACCCCCTCTTCGGTACGGGTGGGAAGCGTCAACCGGAGCAGCGGCGGCACCGTCGTCTCCGTCGTGCGAGCCGTCAACCACCCCCGGATCGACGTCAAGCTGCTCCAGCTCGGCTCCTCGGTGAGTTACGCACCGGCGCCGATCCCGACGGCGTCCGGCGCGGTCGGCACCGCCACCCGGATCATCGGCTGGGGGCAGACCTGCCCGCGGCGCGGATGCGGTTCCACCCCGCTCGTCGCCAACGAGCTGAACACGTCGATCGTGGCGGACAGCAGGTGCTCCGGCATCGACGCCGCGTACGAGATCTGCACCAACAACACCAACGGCAACTCCGGCGCCTGCTACGGCGACTCCGGTGGGCCGCAGGTCCGGTCGGTCAGCGGCCGCTGGGCGCTGATCGGCGTGACCAGCCGGGCCGGCAACAACAGCTCGACCTGTGCGACGGCGCCGTCCATCTACGGTGACCTGCCGTCCATCCGTACCTGGGTGAACACGCAGGTCGGCGGGCTGCCCGCCTGA
- a CDS encoding carbohydrate ABC transporter permease → MATKTKSRGYALYLIPGVLASLAVIVVPLVMTVYVSFTKWTGVGSPRWVGFDNYTRLFSDTLFWQSFGHIGLLILAMAVVPTLLGLVLAAVLFDYVAKHFGDRWAGALRSGYYLPQVLPVAVTGIVWGWILHPDYGALNKIFESIGLGGLTRNWLGDPDYALYSVMAVMIWFQLGYPVVMFMSGLSRINPELYEAADLDGASWWQRFRKITVYMIRPEFYVVLITTTIAALKIFGQVFVLTRGGPSNATLVPSYFAYKNFFEKAQVGYGSAISTVLTVLIVVLAFVFLRLQHRAEDAK, encoded by the coding sequence TTGGCCACCAAGACCAAGAGCCGCGGGTACGCGCTCTACCTGATCCCCGGTGTGCTCGCCTCACTCGCGGTGATCGTCGTGCCGCTCGTCATGACGGTCTATGTCAGCTTCACCAAGTGGACCGGTGTGGGCAGCCCGCGCTGGGTCGGCTTCGACAACTACACCCGGCTCTTCTCCGACACGCTCTTCTGGCAGTCGTTCGGGCACATCGGGCTGCTCATCCTCGCCATGGCGGTGGTGCCGACGCTGCTCGGGCTGGTCCTGGCGGCGGTCCTGTTCGACTACGTCGCCAAGCACTTCGGTGACCGCTGGGCCGGCGCGCTGCGCTCCGGCTACTACCTTCCGCAGGTGCTGCCGGTCGCGGTGACGGGCATCGTCTGGGGCTGGATCCTGCACCCGGACTACGGCGCCCTCAACAAGATCTTCGAGTCGATCGGGCTGGGCGGGCTCACCCGCAACTGGCTCGGCGACCCGGACTACGCGCTGTACAGCGTGATGGCGGTGATGATCTGGTTCCAGCTGGGATACCCGGTCGTCATGTTCATGTCCGGCCTGTCGCGGATCAACCCGGAGCTCTACGAGGCGGCCGACCTCGACGGGGCGAGCTGGTGGCAGCGGTTCCGCAAGATCACGGTCTACATGATCCGTCCCGAGTTCTACGTCGTGCTGATCACCACCACGATCGCCGCATTGAAGATCTTCGGTCAGGTCTTCGTGCTCACCCGCGGCGGCCCGAGCAACGCCACCCTCGTGCCGTCCTACTTCGCCTACAAGAACTTCTTCGAAAAAGCCCAGGTCGGGTACGGGTCCGCGATCTCCACGGTGCTGACCGTGCTGATCGTGGTGCTCGCCTTCGTGTTCCTGCGGCTGCAGCACCGGGCGGAGGACGCGAAATGA
- a CDS encoding ABC transporter substrate-binding protein, protein MFKSRAVAAVLLATSLTLAACGGGDSADEGADAKTLTLWHYEGPTSAMGIAWNKAIELFKSSHPGVEVKFEEKGFEQIQQNAQMILNSDSAPDIMEYNKGNATAGLLSKQGLLTDLSDEATKRGWDTKLSPSLQTTAKYDEDGIMGSGKFYGVPNYGEYVMVYYNKDLFDKYKLAVPTTLDEFTTVMDTFVQNKVTPLAVGGAEYPAQQIFYELALSKADRAFVDDYQLYKNKVDFKGPQLTYGAQTFADWVGKGYISKDSAGIKAEDMGVSFTQGKFPILISGSWWYGRFGEEIKNFEWGSFLFPGNTLHPGSSGNLWVVPEKSKAKALAYDFIDITMSPEVQALLGNSGGVPVAADPSQITDPKNKELVETFNKISTGDGLAFYPDWPAPGYYDVLVAGVQGLINGSKKPDAFLDEIAKPYQENLADLGK, encoded by the coding sequence GTGTTCAAATCCCGAGCCGTCGCCGCCGTCCTGCTGGCGACGTCCCTGACTCTTGCAGCCTGCGGCGGCGGCGACAGCGCCGACGAGGGCGCCGATGCGAAGACCCTGACCCTCTGGCACTACGAGGGCCCCACCAGCGCGATGGGCATCGCCTGGAACAAGGCGATCGAGCTCTTCAAGTCCAGCCACCCCGGCGTCGAGGTGAAGTTCGAGGAGAAGGGCTTCGAACAGATCCAGCAGAACGCCCAGATGATCCTCAACTCGGACAGCGCGCCCGACATCATGGAGTACAACAAGGGGAACGCGACCGCCGGCCTGCTCTCCAAGCAGGGCCTGCTCACCGACCTGAGCGACGAGGCGACGAAGCGCGGCTGGGACACCAAGCTCAGCCCGAGCCTGCAGACCACCGCGAAGTACGACGAAGACGGCATCATGGGCAGCGGCAAGTTCTACGGCGTGCCCAACTACGGCGAGTACGTCATGGTCTATTACAACAAGGACCTGTTCGACAAGTACAAGCTCGCGGTGCCGACCACGCTGGACGAGTTCACCACCGTGATGGACACGTTCGTCCAGAACAAGGTGACCCCGCTCGCGGTCGGCGGCGCGGAGTACCCGGCCCAGCAGATCTTCTACGAGCTGGCGCTGTCGAAGGCGGACCGCGCGTTCGTCGACGACTACCAGCTCTACAAGAACAAGGTCGACTTCAAGGGGCCGCAGCTCACCTACGGCGCCCAGACGTTCGCCGACTGGGTGGGCAAGGGCTACATCAGCAAGGACTCGGCCGGGATCAAGGCCGAGGACATGGGCGTCTCGTTCACCCAGGGCAAGTTCCCGATCCTGATCTCGGGCAGCTGGTGGTACGGCCGCTTCGGCGAGGAGATCAAGAACTTCGAGTGGGGCAGCTTCCTCTTCCCCGGCAACACCCTGCACCCGGGCTCCAGCGGCAACCTCTGGGTGGTCCCGGAGAAGAGCAAGGCGAAGGCCCTGGCGTACGACTTCATCGACATCACCATGTCGCCGGAGGTGCAGGCGCTGCTCGGCAACTCGGGCGGGGTCCCGGTCGCGGCCGACCCGTCGCAGATCACCGATCCGAAGAACAAGGAGCTGGTCGAGACGTTCAACAAGATCTCGACCGGCGACGGGCTCGCGTTCTACCCGGACTGGCCCGCCCCCGGCTACTACGACGTGCTGGTCGCCGGCGTGCAGGGACTGATCAACGGGTCGAAGAAGCCCGACGCGTTCCTCGACGAGATCGCCAAGCCGTACCAGGAGAACCTGGCCGATCTGGGCAAATGA
- a CDS encoding glycoside hydrolase family 3 protein gives MRKRGLALLAAALLAAPLASTPAHAADPGYPFRDPALPLETRVDDLVGRLTLDEKISLLHQYQPAIPRLGLGVFKSGTEALHGVAWSNSYTRNGAKIDATATVFPQAVGLASTWDQELLTRVGAAVGDELRGFHAQDPVVWGLNTWAPVVNLLRDPRWGRNEEGYSEDPLLSGAVATAYGKGLQGPDPDHLKTAPTLKHYAAYNNETKRDVTSSNVPQRVLNEYDRAPFKAALENDAATGVMASYNLINGRPATVDRDLETIVRDWSDRRLYNVSDAWAPTNLTGSQAYYATQAEANAAILKAGLDSFTVNDTNAAPTVTAINEALQQRLLTEAEIDESVGNALSIRFRLGEFDPDGGPHADITPDVIDSPAHRALARETAAEAAVLLKNDRSLLPLKPGGDVAVVGPLADKLYSDWYGGQLPYEVTVLDGVRERAKAVTTSAGADRIALKEITTGRYLTATDGPAGLGTTTATTAAQFDSVDWGDGVSTLRSAANGKLLGYNWGPFVTVEDDPTGWYVQQQFRVEEQPDGTVVLRYAGYETQESWFGANTYVTVGADGNLALGAADAAGAARFDKTVIKDGVREAADAARRSRTAVVVVGTDPFVAGREVHDRTSLGLGERQEDLIEAVRRANPNTVVVLQSSYPQSITWAQRHVPGILWTTHAGAETGHAVADVLFGAVNPSGRLTQTWPRSESRLPEDLNQYDIVKTGQTYLYSDEKPLYSFGHGLSYTKFRYGSPTVKNGRVSVTVTNTGSRAGDEVVQLYTRQRTSRDVTPRRQLRGFQKVHLGPGRSATVTLDLDRNDLARWDVTRQRWVVENSVHDILLGSSSSDIRARATLAVRGETIPARALTEETRSETFDDYQGVRLLDETKERGTVVGASAAGDWIAFKDAALRGGRTLTVRASGAGTVEVRLGSPSGRLLGTATVSDTGGIYRYVSATAPLTPATGRHDVYLVPSPGLRLATFSIT, from the coding sequence ATGCGAAAACGCGGCCTAGCCCTGCTCGCCGCAGCCCTGCTGGCAGCACCTCTGGCATCCACCCCGGCCCACGCCGCCGACCCCGGATACCCCTTCCGTGACCCCGCCCTCCCGCTCGAGACCCGCGTCGACGACCTGGTCGGCCGGCTCACCCTGGACGAGAAGATCTCCCTGTTGCACCAGTACCAGCCCGCCATCCCACGACTCGGCCTCGGCGTGTTCAAGTCCGGCACCGAGGCGCTGCACGGCGTCGCCTGGTCGAACAGCTACACCCGGAACGGCGCGAAGATCGACGCCACGGCCACGGTCTTCCCGCAGGCGGTCGGCCTCGCCAGCACCTGGGACCAGGAGCTGCTGACCCGGGTCGGCGCGGCGGTCGGCGACGAGCTGCGCGGGTTCCACGCGCAGGACCCGGTCGTCTGGGGACTCAACACCTGGGCGCCGGTCGTCAACCTGCTCCGCGACCCACGCTGGGGACGCAACGAGGAGGGGTACTCCGAGGACCCGCTGCTCTCCGGGGCGGTGGCAACGGCGTACGGGAAAGGGTTGCAGGGTCCCGACCCGGACCACCTGAAGACCGCGCCCACGCTGAAGCACTACGCCGCGTACAACAACGAGACCAAACGCGACGTGACCTCGTCGAACGTGCCGCAGCGGGTGCTCAACGAGTATGACCGGGCGCCCTTCAAGGCAGCTCTGGAGAACGACGCCGCGACGGGCGTGATGGCGTCCTACAACCTGATCAACGGGCGGCCCGCGACCGTGGACCGGGACCTGGAGACGATCGTCCGGGACTGGTCCGACCGGCGGCTCTACAACGTCAGCGACGCCTGGGCGCCGACCAACCTGACCGGCTCGCAGGCCTATTACGCGACCCAGGCCGAGGCGAACGCCGCGATCCTCAAGGCCGGGCTGGACAGTTTCACGGTCAACGACACGAACGCCGCGCCGACCGTGACCGCGATCAACGAGGCGCTCCAGCAGCGACTGCTCACCGAGGCGGAGATCGACGAGTCGGTCGGCAACGCGCTGAGCATCCGGTTCCGGCTCGGCGAATTCGACCCGGACGGCGGTCCGCACGCCGACATCACCCCGGACGTGATCGACAGCCCGGCGCACCGGGCCCTGGCCCGCGAGACCGCCGCCGAGGCGGCCGTGCTCCTCAAGAACGACAGGAGCCTGCTGCCGCTCAAGCCCGGCGGTGACGTCGCGGTGGTCGGCCCGCTCGCCGACAAGCTCTACAGCGACTGGTACGGCGGGCAGCTCCCCTACGAGGTGACGGTCCTCGACGGCGTCCGGGAACGGGCGAAAGCCGTCACCACCAGCGCCGGCGCCGACCGGATCGCGCTGAAGGAGATCACCACCGGCCGTTACCTCACCGCCACCGACGGCCCGGCCGGCCTCGGCACGACGACGGCCACGACCGCCGCCCAGTTCGACAGCGTGGACTGGGGCGACGGCGTGTCCACGCTGCGCAGCGCCGCCAACGGCAAGCTGCTCGGTTACAACTGGGGGCCGTTCGTCACGGTCGAGGACGACCCGACCGGCTGGTACGTCCAGCAGCAGTTCAGGGTCGAGGAACAGCCGGACGGCACGGTCGTGCTGCGTTACGCCGGTTACGAGACGCAGGAGTCCTGGTTCGGCGCGAACACCTACGTCACGGTGGGTGCGGACGGCAACCTCGCGCTCGGCGCGGCGGACGCGGCGGGTGCGGCCCGGTTCGACAAGACGGTGATCAAGGACGGCGTCCGGGAGGCGGCGGACGCGGCGCGGCGGAGCCGGACCGCGGTGGTGGTCGTGGGCACGGATCCGTTCGTCGCCGGCCGTGAGGTGCACGACCGCACGTCGCTGGGCCTCGGCGAACGCCAGGAGGACCTGATCGAGGCGGTCCGCCGGGCCAACCCGAACACCGTGGTGGTGCTGCAGAGCAGTTACCCCCAGTCGATCACCTGGGCGCAGCGGCACGTGCCCGGCATCCTCTGGACCACCCACGCCGGCGCGGAGACCGGCCACGCGGTCGCCGACGTGCTTTTCGGCGCGGTGAACCCGTCGGGCCGGCTCACCCAGACCTGGCCGCGCTCGGAGAGCCGGCTACCGGAGGACCTCAACCAGTACGACATCGTCAAGACCGGGCAGACCTACCTGTACAGCGACGAGAAGCCGCTCTATTCGTTCGGCCACGGTCTCTCGTACACGAAATTCCGCTACGGCTCGCCGACGGTGAAGAACGGCCGGGTCAGCGTGACGGTCACCAACACCGGCAGCCGCGCCGGGGACGAGGTCGTGCAGCTTTACACCCGCCAGCGCACCTCGCGGGACGTGACGCCGCGGCGGCAGCTGCGCGGTTTCCAGAAGGTGCACCTCGGACCCGGCCGGTCGGCGACCGTCACCCTGGACCTGGACCGGAACGATCTGGCCCGCTGGGACGTCACCCGGCAGCGCTGGGTGGTCGAGAACTCGGTGCACGACATCCTCCTCGGCTCCTCGTCGAGCGACATCCGGGCGCGGGCCACGCTCGCGGTGCGGGGCGAGACGATCCCGGCACGGGCCCTCACTGAAGAGACGCGGTCGGAGACGTTCGACGATTACCAGGGCGTCCGTCTTCTTGACGAGACCAAGGAACGAGGCACGGTCGTGGGCGCGAGCGCGGCCGGCGACTGGATCGCGTTCAAGGACGCCGCGCTGCGCGGCGGCCGGACCCTCACGGTCCGGGCGTCCGGCGCCGGCACCGTCGAGGTCCGGCTGGGTTCGCCCTCCGGGCGCCTGCTGGGCACGGCCACGGTGAGCGACACCGGCGGCATCTACCGGTACGTGTCGGCGACCGCCCCGCTGACGCCGGCGACCGGCCGTCACGACGTCTACCTGGTGCCCAGCCCCGGCCTGCGCCTGGCGACGTTCAGCATCACCTGA